In a single window of the Pseudopipra pipra isolate bDixPip1 chromosome Z, bDixPip1.hap1, whole genome shotgun sequence genome:
- the AK6 gene encoding adenylate kinase isoenzyme 6 — MRRPNVLITGTPGVGKTTLGKELASRAGLSYINVGDLAKEGELYEGFDEEYDCPILDEDRVIDELEDRMREGGVVVDYHGCDFFPERWFHIVFVLRTDNSFLYDRLESRGYTGKKLQDNIQCEIFQTLYEEAMESYKKEIVHQLPSNTPEDLERNLDQIMQWIEQWMKDNN; from the exons ATGAGGCGGCCGAACGTGCTGATCACCG GCACTCCGGGCGTTGGGAAAACCACGCTGGGAAAGGAACTGGCatccagagcagggctgagctaCATCAACGTGGGGGACCTGGCCAAGGAAG GGGAGCTGTACGAGGGCTTTGATGAGGAGTACGACTGCCCCATTCTGGATGAGGACAGG GTGATCGACGAGCTGGAGGACAGGATGAGGGAGGGTGGGGTGGTGGTGGATTACCACGGCTGTGACTTCTTCCCCGAGCGCTGGTTCCACATCGTGTTCGTGCTCCGCACAGACAACTCCTTCCTCTACgacaggctggagagcag GGGCTACACAGGGAAAAAGCTGCAAGACAACATTCAGTGTGAGATTTTTCAGACTCTTTATGAAGAAGCTATGGAGTCATACAAAAAGGAAATTGTGCACCAGTTACCCAGCAACACTCCAGAGGACCTGGAGAGAAACTTGGATCAGATTATGCAATGGATTGAGCAATGGATGAAGGACAACAACTGA